DNA from Tachypleus tridentatus isolate NWPU-2018 chromosome 8, ASM421037v1, whole genome shotgun sequence:
AGAGAAAAATCACTCGCGTCATTAGAATGAGTAAAAAAGACACCATAATCATAGATGGATGGACACCACCCACTCCATCCTTGTTACAGCCATCGTCTTTACAGCAGTGTATACAAGTGTATTCTGATCTGCTTCGGTCGCAATGGTCAAGCCCAAGACCGGTGCTTTGTTTAGGGTCACGAAGATTACATGGACCTAATGCACATGTTTTCGTAATGGTAAAACtggattctgaaaaaaaaagtactgtTAACTAAATACTGTGGCAACATCTgttctaaaaagtacaaaaaattcagcaaatcacataaattatataaaatttccaTACTTAGAacaataaagtgtaatatttacatatttttcaaggtgtaaatttaataatatatattttcttaaaagaCGTTATAGGAAAAATCTAATAGGATTTCTTCAACAAAAACACGTTAATGATCGATATACTAATGAGAATAGTACACGCGGATTCACGTTTTGTGGTAATGATAACACAATATCATGTTCTTTATGGTTTATATTAAGTCAAGTTTTAAGAGATGTGTAAAAAGAGATTAtcttaaattaataacatttataactttTGTCCTGGTTTTTGCACTCTTTGtttgatataatgtttataacttgaAAAGAACAGTAAAGGAAAAATCACTCCATGGACCTGATTTTTACAGGGATTAAgattacatatttttaactttGGGTCTAAAAAATCTAAGCTAtgcagattattttaaaaatgcaatACAAATTATACATGATTCATGTTATTTTCCCATGCGAAAACGTACTAGAAAAAttgagtttatttaatttttcttaaaattcgTTAGCAAGGAAGTATTAAGGtataatattaacttatataGTAGAAAAGTCaatttttgttcaaataaaattataatatcttaaaactaaatacaaaactaagttacataaacatttctattttcttGGAAGTACAACTCTACATCTTTACATACAAAAGAAGACTAAAAATCGAGAGAGaatgttaatttgtgttttatagtGAAGCCATAATGAGCTCTCTGTTGTGTCCATTGAAGGAAATCGAACGTCTAAagttagcgttttaaatccgtaaacttacggCTATCTCACTGGGAAAAATTGAACCTAACGTTTTTTAAAGAGACAGTTTTAAACCCATTTATGTATTAACATTTTGAGGTTACAGTTGTATAATACAATTAGGAACTAACTCTTTTAAGGTTTAGTTGTATAACGGAATTTTCGATTAGTTTACAGTctggtaaaaaaaattatgaattcaaCTTTCATTTCaaattgcccggcatggccagatggtaaaggcactcgactcctaatctactcctcgcgggttctaatctccgttacaccaaacatgctcgccctttcagtcgtgggagcgttataatgtgacggtctatcccactaatcgttggtaaaagagtagcccaaaagttggcggtgggtggtggtaactagctgccttcccttgagtctttcactattaaattagggacggctaacgcagatagccctggtgtagctttgcgcgaaattcaaaacaaacaaaccaaaaatatgtgctgccatctatctCTCCATTATGTTCAATTTTGAACAATGAATACCAATTTAAAATACAATCGAATTCCATCATAATTAATCTACGGCCTGTTCTTGATTAAGCCTTGGAAAAGAGTTTTCGTTTTTAATTGTGctgcataaaaattattttttaaataacgatTAATCTtatagtttgtttcaaatataaaaaataaatctcaGTGTACTTTGAATTACatactatatatttaaaacgagcgatttaattttagtttattttcggattatttaaatatcacacttaccaatttttttaattgttgtcaTGCACGTGTCGTATGCTTGGTCGTCAGGACAAGGTAAGAGAGACTTGTTTGTACACAAATTGTTATCTCCTACTTTACATTGGTAACACTTCAGCTTACTAGGGGCATTAGTCTCCgctatattaatgataaaattcaCCATTATATCATTATAGATTTTAAAATCGTTACTGCTAGATTATCAATGTGacttttactattttgttttcaaaactgatttttattattactgtgcTATAAGAGCTAACCGttactgtttgaaaaataactCTTACTCTAATGTTATCAAATTGACTGTTGGATTTAGGTCATCGAAAGTCACTTTTACTATTACTGTGTAATGAAATCTGATTGTCTGATTTATGTCATCAAAGTGACTATTATCGTTATTGTGTTATCAAATCTGATTGTTAGATTTTGTCATCGCAAGCGATTATTGCTATTATTGTGTTATCAAAATTGATTGTTAGATTCATGTTATAATAAGTCACTATTACTGTTATTGTGTTGTCAAAACTGATTTTTAGATTTATGTCACCAAAAGTCACTATTACTGTTATTGTGTTATCAAATCTGATTGTTATATTTGATCATTGCAAGTGACTATTACTGTTATTGTGTTATCAGACTTATcgttatatttatgttattatgtCAGTTTATTTTGAGAAATCCCATGATATCACTGTCTTACAAAATATCGTTTAAGCTATAGTTTACG
Protein-coding regions in this window:
- the LOC143258689 gene encoding uncharacterized protein LOC143258689, whose protein sequence is MKSTFTFGVLLLCFNAPTTETNAPSKLKCYQCKVGDNNLCTNKSLLPCPDDQAYDTCMTTIKKIESSFTITKTCALGPCNLRDPKQSTGLGLDHCDRSRSEYTCIHCCKDDGCNKDGVGGVHPSMIMVSFLLILMTRVIFLSV